The following proteins are encoded in a genomic region of Synechococcus sp. ROS8604:
- a CDS encoding type III polyketide synthase yields the protein MPLSVLGLATAVPTQSVNQTESTTLSEWVSADHPERASLVRRIQRRSQVETRGSVLLTGDPQQTIHQRLPFYGVDSPNTALRMEAFRLHASSLALKACQRALDESPISVQQITHLITISCTGFHAPGVDCDLIDQLQLPPDVQRTHVGFMGCHAAINGLRVAHAFVKADPEAVVLLCAVELCSLHLQYGWNPEHVVANTLFADGAAALVATHAESTSPGSSSTGLLLEASGSTVIPETRDLMHWQIGDHGFSMGLSPKVPKAIATTLQPWLSQWLEARGIDLNAIQHWAIHPGGPRILQACAESLTLREDQLAHSKHILSRYGNMSSATILFVLDHMRQDDCHGPGVALAFGPGLCAEVALMTL from the coding sequence ATGCCACTGAGTGTTCTCGGGCTCGCGACCGCAGTCCCTACGCAATCCGTCAATCAAACAGAGTCAACAACACTGTCTGAATGGGTCAGCGCAGATCATCCCGAGCGAGCCTCGCTCGTACGCCGCATTCAAAGGCGATCACAAGTGGAAACCAGGGGAAGTGTTTTATTAACTGGCGATCCACAGCAAACAATCCATCAGCGCTTGCCGTTTTATGGGGTTGATAGCCCCAACACGGCCTTACGGATGGAGGCGTTTCGACTGCATGCCTCCTCATTGGCGCTCAAAGCATGCCAACGGGCACTGGATGAGTCACCAATCTCTGTTCAACAAATCACGCATCTGATCACGATCAGCTGTACGGGATTTCATGCCCCCGGCGTTGATTGTGATCTCATTGATCAACTTCAGCTTCCGCCCGATGTCCAACGGACCCATGTGGGGTTCATGGGGTGTCATGCAGCAATCAACGGTTTACGCGTCGCCCACGCCTTTGTCAAAGCTGATCCCGAAGCGGTGGTTCTGCTTTGCGCCGTGGAATTATGCAGTCTTCATTTGCAATATGGCTGGAATCCTGAACATGTTGTGGCCAACACATTATTTGCCGATGGTGCCGCCGCTTTGGTCGCGACGCATGCTGAATCCACCTCACCGGGATCGAGTTCAACAGGACTGTTGCTAGAGGCATCTGGATCCACGGTGATTCCGGAAACCCGCGATTTAATGCATTGGCAGATTGGAGATCATGGCTTTTCCATGGGCTTATCCCCAAAAGTACCAAAGGCGATTGCGACGACCTTGCAACCATGGCTTAGCCAATGGCTGGAGGCCCGTGGCATCGATCTCAATGCCATTCAACATTGGGCTATTCACCCTGGGGGTCCAAGAATTCTTCAAGCATGTGCTGAATCATTGACTCTCAGAGAGGATCAACTTGCTCATTCCAAACATATTCTTAGTCGCTATGGAAACATGTCTTCAGCCACTATTTTGTTTGTGCTTGACCATATGCGTCAAGATGATTGTCATGGACCAGGCGTCGCCCTTGCCTTCGGGCCAGGATTATGTGCTGAAGTCGCCTTGATGACGTTATAG
- a CDS encoding DUF411 domain-containing protein — MALFFTILPVPADAQLRDGLATPLAATPLPEIAIYRSESCGCCTKWAEHVEAAGFPIQDKVINAMDAFKQANGITEELASCHTAIVDGYVVEGHVPAASIKKMLHERPDIRGLAAPGMPMGSPGMETAGVSPEAFDVLAIAQDGTTTVFDPIRPQ, encoded by the coding sequence ATGGCTCTATTTTTCACCATCCTGCCAGTTCCTGCTGATGCTCAGCTGAGGGATGGCCTAGCAACACCATTGGCTGCGACGCCCCTCCCCGAGATCGCCATTTATCGATCTGAGAGCTGTGGTTGCTGCACAAAGTGGGCTGAACACGTTGAAGCAGCAGGCTTCCCAATCCAAGACAAGGTGATCAATGCGATGGACGCCTTCAAACAAGCCAATGGCATCACCGAGGAGCTGGCGTCTTGCCACACGGCCATCGTGGATGGCTATGTGGTGGAAGGGCATGTTCCCGCAGCATCCATCAAAAAAATGTTGCACGAACGACCTGACATCAGAGGACTCGCAGCTCCTGGAATGCCCATGGGATCTCCTGGCATGGAAACAGCCGGCGTATCACCAGAAGCCTTTGATGTTCTTGCGATTGCCCAAGACGGCACGACTACTGTTTTTGATCCAATCAGACCTCAGTGA
- the fghA gene encoding S-formylglutathione hydrolase produces MELISSQRCFNGEQRRYRLQSAQLKGNSTVGVFLPPSALKENAASVPALIWLSGLTCSDENFVQKAGAQRRAAELGLALITPDTSPRGEDVPADPSGQWDFGDGAGFYVDADQEPWSEHYRMHSYVLEELPSRLCAELPLDRQRLGLSGHSMGGHGALVLGLRHPDSFQSISAVAPICHPSQCPWGQKAFGYFFGTSPEAQARWRHWDAVALLEDGYHRKDQLLVDLGSADPFLQEQLRPEDLRSAAANHHQPLALLIHEGYDHSYFFVASVIDRHLDHHGRALGLLGKGNK; encoded by the coding sequence ATGGAATTGATCAGCAGCCAACGTTGTTTTAACGGTGAACAACGCCGCTATCGCTTGCAGTCTGCGCAGCTGAAGGGCAACAGCACCGTGGGTGTGTTTTTGCCTCCGAGTGCTCTCAAAGAGAATGCGGCATCTGTGCCGGCATTGATTTGGCTGTCTGGACTCACCTGTAGTGATGAGAATTTCGTGCAGAAGGCCGGAGCCCAGAGGCGAGCTGCTGAACTAGGCCTGGCCTTGATCACTCCCGATACCAGCCCAAGGGGAGAGGATGTTCCCGCCGATCCCTCGGGCCAATGGGATTTTGGTGATGGCGCCGGTTTTTATGTTGATGCAGACCAAGAACCCTGGTCTGAGCACTACCGCATGCATAGCTATGTCCTGGAGGAACTTCCTTCACGGCTTTGCGCTGAATTGCCCCTTGATCGTCAGCGTCTAGGCCTATCCGGCCATTCGATGGGAGGCCATGGCGCCTTGGTTCTTGGTTTGCGGCATCCAGACAGCTTTCAATCCATATCAGCAGTCGCTCCGATTTGCCATCCCAGCCAATGCCCCTGGGGGCAAAAAGCATTTGGTTATTTTTTTGGCACCAGCCCTGAAGCACAAGCCCGATGGCGCCATTGGGATGCCGTCGCCTTGTTGGAGGATGGCTATCACCGAAAGGATCAGCTTTTGGTTGACCTGGGCTCAGCTGATCCCTTCCTGCAAGAACAGTTACGTCCAGAGGATTTGAGGAGTGCCGCCGCCAACCACCACCAACCACTGGCGTTATTGATTCACGAGGGGTACGACCACAGCTATTTTTTCGTCGCAAGCGTGATTGATCGCCACCTAGATCATCATGGGCGAGCGCTTGGTTTATTGGGTAAAGGGAACAAATGA
- a CDS encoding S-(hydroxymethyl)glutathione dehydrogenase/class III alcohol dehydrogenase produces MIRSRAAVAWAPGGPLDVTEIDVAPPRAGEVLLRVVATGVCHTDAFTLSGSDPEGLFPAVLGHEGGAVVVEIGEGVTSVAVGDHVVALYTPECGRCRFCLSGKTNLCQAIRSTQGKGVMPDGSSRFSRDDQMIHHYMGTSTFSEYTVLPEIAVAKINPDAPLDKVCLLGCGVTTGIGAVHNTAKVEPGSSVAVFGLGGIGLAVIIGAVQAGAERIIGIDLNPAKFAIAEQLGATECINPRDHAAPIQEVLIERTDGGVDYSFECIGNVDVMRAALESCHKGWGESTIIGVAGAGQEISTRPFQLVTGRVWRGSAFGGVRGRSQLPGFVERYQAGEIPLESFITHTMELKDINRAFELMHAGESIRTVVHF; encoded by the coding sequence ATGATTCGCTCCAGAGCTGCGGTGGCATGGGCTCCAGGCGGGCCCTTGGATGTCACAGAGATCGATGTGGCCCCACCCCGCGCAGGCGAAGTGCTTCTGCGTGTGGTGGCGACAGGGGTTTGTCACACAGACGCCTTCACGCTGTCTGGTTCAGATCCAGAAGGTTTATTCCCTGCGGTGCTGGGGCATGAAGGTGGAGCCGTTGTTGTGGAGATCGGTGAAGGCGTGACCTCCGTCGCGGTAGGCGACCACGTGGTCGCCTTGTACACGCCCGAATGTGGGCGTTGTCGTTTTTGTCTTTCCGGGAAGACGAACCTGTGTCAGGCGATCCGTTCAACCCAGGGAAAGGGGGTGATGCCCGATGGCAGCAGCCGTTTTTCACGTGATGATCAGATGATTCATCACTACATGGGAACGTCGACATTCTCTGAGTACACCGTTCTGCCGGAGATTGCCGTTGCCAAGATCAACCCTGATGCGCCTTTGGACAAGGTGTGCTTGCTTGGCTGTGGTGTGACCACGGGGATTGGTGCGGTTCATAACACGGCCAAGGTGGAACCTGGCAGCAGCGTGGCCGTTTTTGGTCTTGGTGGCATTGGCTTGGCGGTGATCATTGGTGCGGTTCAGGCCGGAGCCGAGCGGATTATTGGAATCGATCTCAATCCCGCAAAGTTCGCCATCGCCGAACAGCTTGGAGCCACCGAATGCATCAACCCCCGCGACCATGCGGCCCCAATCCAAGAGGTTTTGATTGAACGCACCGATGGTGGAGTCGACTACTCCTTTGAGTGCATTGGCAATGTGGATGTGATGCGTGCCGCACTGGAGTCATGCCATAAGGGCTGGGGTGAATCCACCATCATTGGTGTGGCGGGAGCTGGCCAGGAGATCAGCACCCGGCCGTTTCAACTGGTCACCGGCAGGGTGTGGCGCGGCTCTGCTTTTGGAGGGGTTCGTGGACGCAGCCAATTGCCCGGTTTTGTGGAGCGCTATCAAGCGGGGGAGATTCCTCTCGAGAGCTTCATCACCCACACCATGGAATTGAAGGACATCAACCGAGCTTTTGAGCTGATGCACGCGGGCGAAAGTATTCGCACGGTTGTGCACTTTTAG
- a CDS encoding DUF2834 domain-containing protein codes for MAKLRLFIYAATALAGVAWPWYCIYQFIQETEALGLTDPLAIVDLFSQGVWANASAGFIAADLTLVLIAAFAFMVAEALRLKMKYWYLYFVATFGISFAFSFGLFMFNRERNLMRSSHVSG; via the coding sequence ATGGCCAAGCTACGCCTGTTCATTTATGCCGCCACCGCATTGGCTGGAGTGGCTTGGCCCTGGTATTGCATCTACCAGTTTATTCAAGAAACGGAAGCTTTAGGCCTAACCGACCCCCTTGCAATTGTTGACCTGTTTTCTCAAGGCGTTTGGGCGAATGCTTCCGCCGGTTTCATCGCGGCCGACCTGACTCTCGTTCTGATAGCTGCCTTTGCATTCATGGTTGCTGAGGCATTGAGGCTCAAGATGAAATATTGGTATCTTTACTTTGTAGCTACTTTTGGAATTTCCTTCGCCTTTTCATTCGGACTCTTTATGTTTAATAGGGAGCGTAATTTAATGCGTTCGTCCCATGTATCAGGTTAG
- a CDS encoding cytochrome P450 encodes MSTTNGLRPLPCRTGPLIGVRESIAYLRDPDGFIAERHQQFGPVFGTTLFFRPTAVLGGPEAVEQFIRLESSISESALPPAFTALHTADGALNQAGEKHRSTRRGYAALFSPSNLESYLPGINRSMVRFTADIAQRESTFIALEAKHLCLNLYAELFAGESLTTKEIEAFISYNDALLSLSKQLPSFRRGEKALAELQQSMHGRLEKHRRGELDGACFRIFTDNLDEYGQPWSDERIATATVLMVWGAYIEVASLMASCLIQTRQRPDVRDRILKEASMHNLENPASSSHLSAWDLPFVQGVLRESLRLIPPAGGGFRLTSEDIEVSGYSIPAGTVVTADPRIGNSMSALFPEPQSFTPERWMRDPDGNNNLNPIRGCPFAGSALRLPKEGWFPGGIGKHGCPGLPLAELSVRVFLVRWMQTIQNWEGASEQTAAIPYTLVPIRIPTDAYRLNVVSSR; translated from the coding sequence ATGAGCACCACCAATGGCTTGCGTCCGCTTCCCTGCAGAACGGGTCCGTTGATCGGGGTGCGCGAATCCATCGCCTACCTGAGGGATCCTGATGGGTTTATCGCAGAACGCCATCAACAATTTGGTCCTGTATTTGGAACAACCCTCTTCTTTCGACCGACGGCTGTGTTGGGTGGTCCTGAAGCGGTGGAGCAGTTCATTCGTCTCGAGAGCAGCATCAGTGAAAGCGCCTTACCTCCTGCCTTCACAGCACTGCATACCGCCGATGGTGCTTTAAATCAGGCTGGTGAGAAACATCGTTCCACGCGGCGTGGTTACGCCGCCCTTTTCAGCCCAAGCAATCTGGAGTCGTACCTCCCTGGGATCAACCGCAGCATGGTGCGGTTCACTGCCGACATTGCTCAGCGCGAAAGCACTTTTATAGCCCTGGAGGCAAAGCATCTTTGTCTCAATCTCTATGCCGAACTCTTTGCTGGTGAATCGTTAACAACAAAGGAGATCGAAGCCTTTATCTCTTACAACGATGCTCTTTTAAGTCTGAGCAAGCAGCTTCCATCCTTTCGTCGGGGAGAGAAGGCGCTAGCTGAGCTTCAACAGAGCATGCACGGGCGCCTGGAAAAACATCGACGCGGTGAACTGGACGGGGCTTGTTTCAGGATTTTTACTGACAATCTCGATGAATATGGCCAGCCATGGAGCGACGAGCGCATAGCGACCGCCACGGTGTTGATGGTTTGGGGGGCCTACATCGAAGTTGCCTCCCTAATGGCCAGTTGTTTGATTCAAACAAGACAGCGTCCCGATGTGAGGGATCGGATTCTCAAGGAAGCCTCGATGCACAATTTGGAGAACCCTGCCAGCTCTAGCCACCTCTCTGCATGGGATCTTCCCTTCGTTCAGGGAGTGCTGCGCGAATCGCTTCGATTAATCCCTCCGGCCGGAGGTGGTTTCAGGTTGACCTCTGAGGACATTGAGGTTTCCGGTTACAGCATTCCTGCGGGCACCGTCGTGACGGCCGACCCGCGGATCGGAAACAGCATGTCGGCACTGTTTCCGGAGCCTCAGTCGTTCACTCCAGAACGCTGGATGCGTGACCCAGATGGCAACAACAACCTCAATCCCATCCGTGGATGCCCTTTCGCAGGCAGTGCCCTGCGCCTTCCCAAAGAGGGTTGGTTCCCTGGGGGGATCGGCAAACATGGTTGCCCAGGCTTGCCATTGGCTGAGCTGAGCGTGAGGGTGTTTTTGGTTCGCTGGATGCAAACGATTCAGAATTGGGAGGGGGCTTCAGAGCAGACTGCAGCGATTCCTTACACCCTTGTTCCGATTCGAATTCCCACAGATGCCTATCGCTTGAACGTTGTATCTTCACGCTAG